Proteins encoded together in one Penaeus vannamei isolate JL-2024 chromosome 9, ASM4276789v1, whole genome shotgun sequence window:
- the LOC113825361 gene encoding piggyBac transposable element-derived protein 4 — protein sequence MLTSPRYLNLTVNSALNKEHIYSLPGGCGVHKPTEVSVAPPPSNMVRCCHLSSNRKVFSIFVGVSENRNALHHFVELSFEEGEAVDDPRPSTFRGVPRLRDAPDPLLYTFRHSSDEECRDSEEEYTPPAKHHRTKDHSDPHFGDDSDWEGSDSKDESELSDCESEEDFVPLDDTSLDSDENLAEYVRRRRARTAPGISSFVWRKRENEPRRFDFTAAPGVKVPDLDAESTPEEVFRQFLMQELFEKIVQYVAQNPRTCSAHTKGWEDTTVKEVRTYLGLRFLMGLQSKRQMRDFWSRDPLMSSAIFPQTMSRDRFDQLTAALHFTDSQAERQADDRLWKLRPVVDVLDRQFREVFVPNKVVSIDESLWAFKERHQALQFVPNKRARRGIKVYKLCSSLGPEAGYTTAFRIYMGKDRGDVPASMKAVIDLLERGGLMDKGYGVHTDNWYSSPSLFHHLQKRKTSAVETVRSNRKQMPTDLQAKGRGSVDFRSTDSGMLALQWLDKRPVTMLSTVHTSEMVALPPNRQGIQRIKPKVVTDYNNGMKGVDFSDQLSGSYKSTRKTIKWYKKYFSTFWT from the exons ATGTTAACATCCCCTCGATACCTTAATTTAACTGTTAATTCTGCCCTCAACAAGGAGCATATCTACAGCTTACCTGGAGGGTGTGGTGTCCACAAACCAACTGAGGTTTCTGTGGCCCCTCCGCCCTCCAACATGGTCCGATGTTGCCACCTTTCCTCCAACAG GAAGGTTTTTAGCATATTTGTGGGTGTTAGCGAGAATAGAAATGCCTTACATCATTTCGTCGAACTATC TtttgaggaaggggaggcggtGGATGACCCCAGGCCTTCGACTTTCAGGGGTGTTCCTCGCCTGAGAGATGCACCTGACCCTCTTCTTTACACGTTTCGCCATTCCTCTGACGAGGAATGTAGGGACTCGGAAGAGGAGTACACGCCGCCAGCGAAACATCACAGGACCAAGGATCATTCTG ATCCTCACTTCGGCGATGATTCCGACTGGGAGGGCAGCGACTCGAAGGACGAGTCCGAGCTCTCCGACTGTGAGTCAGAGGAAGACTTCGTGCCGCTGGACGACACATCGTTGGACTCTGACGAGAATCTGGCCGAGTATGTCAGGCGCCGCAGGGCTCGTACCGCCCCCGGTATCTCCTCCTTTgtttggaggaagagagagaacgagccacGGCGCTTCGACTTTACCGCAGCTCCTGGGGTCAAGGTTCCTGACCTGGATGCTGAATCCACACCTGAAGAGGTCTTCAGGCAGTTCCTGATGCAGGAACTGTTTGAAAAGATCGTGCA ATATGTTGCGCAGAATCCACGGACGTGTTCTGCCCACACGAAGGGATGGGAGGACACGACCGTGAAGGAGGTTCGTACTTATCTTGGGCTGCGGTTCTTGATGGGGCTACAGTCCAAGAGGCAAATGCGAGACTTCTGGTCTCGCGACCCTCTGATGTCGTCGGCGATTTTCCCGCAGACGATGTCGCGCGACAGATTTGATCAGCTGACAGCAGCACTACACTTCACAGACAGCCAGGCCGAGCGTCAAGCAGATGATCGACTCTGGAAGCTGAGGCCTGTCGTAGATGTGCTCGACAGGCAATTTAGAGAAGTTTTTGTGCCAAACAAGGTCGTCTCCATTGACGAGAGCCTTTGGGCCTTCAAGGAGCGCCACCAGGCTCTACAGTTCGTGCCCAACAAGAGAGCACGCAGGGGAATAAAGGTATACAAGCTCTGCTCGAGTTTGGGGCCAGAGGCCGGCTACACCACCGCCTTTCGTATCTACATGGGGAAGGATCGCGGGGACGTCCCCGCGAGCATGAAGGCGGTGATAGACCTGCTGGAGAGAGGGGGCCTCATGGACAAGGGGTACGGAGTACATACCGACAACTGGTACTCGTCCCCTAGTCTGTTCCACcacctacaaaaaagaaaaacaagcgcTGTCGAGACGGTCAGAAGCAACAGGAAGCAGATGCCGACAGACCTGCAGGCAAAAGGGCGAGGAAGTGTAGACTTCCGAAGTACAGACTCGGGTATGCTCGCTCTTCAGTGGCTGGACAAGAGGCCAGTTACCATGCTCTCCACGGTGCACACGAGCGAGATGGTAGCTCTTCCTCCCAACCGCCAAGGAATCCAACGAATAAAGCCAAAGGTTGTAACTGACTACAACAACGGCATGAAGGGAGTTGACTTCAGTGACCAGCTTTCAGGCTCCTACAAGTCCACGAGGAAAACCATCAAATGgtacaaaaaatatttttcaacctTTTGGACATGA